actatgattttttttaatcaactttaGAGTGTAATTGCAGGCCAGAACCTGCGTATTTCTGATTTTACTCTAGTTTTTATCAATCATGAAATTACATTTGACCAGACAACTTGACCAAGGCGTGGCATTATCACTATTATTATAGGTAAAAAATAAACCTACATCTATTTTCATCATCCATTATCACGTTGTGTATACAATCACCTATCTGCGAGGATAGTTCCAAAACATGCCACAAGAGGGCATGCGGAGTTTGAATCACAACAACGGTTAAATATCCCTGATCGCAGGTGTGCAGCACAAAAttgggcatctgtgtttgcagtTATGGAACTATAATTATAATTGCGGAATGAATTTAGACATGCATGAGTCGGAAACGTAACGAGATCGCGTCCTAACACTGcaaacattaaaatatatatatatttaaatgttagTTGTATTTGGTTCACGTCTGAAATGTTTGAATGAATTCTGATCCAAACATACACAATTTTCCGTCTTTATCAAAAACGCACAAAAAACATTAATGGTGTTTTGTTTGCCAAACGTCAACTTActttgagcagtttcactgtatATTTTCCGGATATCTTTGAAAAGCTGTTCGGCCACTGCAGGCAACACAGCAGGCATTTTTTCCTCAGGATGTTTAAGGAAGTGCTCAAACGCAAACCAGCCAATCAGGAGTGTTCTGTAGTCAAATACTTCCGGCTACATGTGACGTCATTTTTtgcttgcattaaaaaaataaacaattttattgGGAAGTtgcttaaaacaaaattatgaaacCGAATTTTGTAATGGATTGACAACTTTCTGCCATTGACGTGTTCGCTTTCCATTTGTAGAACATAAAAATTTATATTTCAACATCATTAGGTCGTTTTTCAGTGGTGGATAAAAGAGCCACTTTATTAATTATTCTGAAATTTTGTAGTAGGCAACTATGTATAAGACATTCTGCCACACAGAAATTGCatttcaacattaaaaaaatgaagttttcaagtttgatttcaaaaggaagaaaaagtgGGCTTTTAgccctaaaataaaataattttccagctTCAAGTAGTCTTTCGAGTCAAATTCAAGTAACTAAACATTTTCTGCCAATGCCATTGTAAACaatcattcattaaaaatggaCACAAAACAATCTATGGAAActgttataaaataaacaccAACTTTATCAAAACATCACATCACAAGAAGGAACTGAGTAAACCGAATTGGaaggtaaaattaaaatctaaaggTTTGCAAGTGTATTTTATTCCCCAATTTACCTTCATGGAAACAGAATTACCACAGCGTGGAATTCTAATGATAACATTGTACCATGTACTCACAACTACAGTGATTAAGCAACGATCGCAAAATGTTCTGTGAGTAGAAAGAACATCAAATATGGCCAGATTACTTTTGAATACATCAACAGACAGCGGGTAGTATTCCTGTTATTGATGGCTatgaagcaaaaaaatgcaataacaaaACAACCGCCATCCACCCCTCCAAAGTTGCCTATTGTTTGGTAAAAGTGGGTCAATCTGGAAAGATAGTCAACAGTTTCAATTGTTGCATAAAAGTATTAAAAATGGTATCAGGGAAGTAAATACAAATATCAAATACCAAGGAAGAATATCTCTGAATTTGTTAAAGCTGCCTTTTTTAATCTCAAGCCATGAGGCCTGGTAAATCATCAAAGGGGGAGGAAGAGTGCAATACACAATTAAGACAGACttaaattgacattttagggAAGACCAAAACTGTTTCAAGGTTGAGCAGTGCACTGCAACGTGTATATGGACAACAAGAACTTGCCCGTTTGAGGTGTGCGTGGTGGGGGAGGAGCCTGGGAAAGACCACCTGTGGCGTTTTTGATTAGCACTGAAAGTGGATCAATTATAAAGCGAcattaaaataagaaataatcacgttaagaaaaaacacagcaaaatggttattctatttacatacaatgactttttttttcatgaattataGCTTTGCAGAAATGAAGACACTTTGTACATTTCAGATTCACTATATCACAAGTCACCGCCTCAATCGGGTTTGAATTCCTCTCGAGACCGGAACGAGCGGTTCCGAACCAAAGAGCGGGTCTCGTTCCGGAGAGCCCAGTCTGTCGCCGTGTCGTGTATGCTTAGCTTACAGCTAGGGGGCGCCGTAGCACCGGAAAGGAATTGGACGCCGCCCTGTCGACTTGGACACGTTGGGAGCGGGTGGAAGAAATGCAGCTCTCTCGGCTCTCTGTTCATCCCCTCTCTCGCGGCGGGCTCAGTCGTCGCTGTCCGACAGGGCCTCGTATTGCTCCGACAGCAGAGATTGCCACACGCGCTGCTGGCCCGTTGGAGCTCCGGCAGGAAGCGACTGCTGctgcggcggaggcggcggttGCGGTTGCTGCTGCTGGCTCTGTACCGAAGGGGACGATACGGAGGTGGGTGGCGTGGTGCTCATTATGCGCATGGTCAGTGGGTTGTAAGGGAACTGCATGGAGCCtggaaagaaatttaaaaagctaTGTTAAGCATGCActaaaccgtgaccggacgtttggtcgcccggacccaaacaaccggcgaccaaacgtccggcgaccaaaaatccggcgacaaaacaaggtaaaacaacacggtctacgcatcaataaaagccaacaatggccctgagtggacatgtgagtgtataagagtttgtatgtacatgcgttgtccctttaagaagcgacgtcagtcagggtcttaacaagttctccaacaaaacacaataaaagtacgggaaatttggagcttttctttagcctaataattactgggGCATTAAGtattactaaataataatttgcagtttgtatttagggaatttgagcaacaattttaaatggtaattatcaataaccttccgggcgaccaaacgtccgagtaccgcactAAACTACCCAAATCCCTCTTTTTGAATAGGAATGGTCGACCAACCTGCAGATGAGGGTCTGTCATCCCAACTCCATTGGGACTGGGCTTGTGCTTGTCTGTGATAGTCTCCCTCGGAGTGAACCGATGACACCGATGAGGGGCGATCGCCTCCCGAGTAGGTCTGACCCAGGTTTGGAGATTTGGATTTACGGTTGCTGACTTTGCCCTGCTTCTGCTTCACTGTGGGTGTGGTAAATAAGCAACGTTAACATTTGAAGTCATGAAAGTGTGCACCGCACACTAGGAAATGCATTTCTGCCAGAATATAAAATGAAGGTGCCCGTTTTATATGTAATACTTGAATGTATTCAACCAGCCAATTGTTTAATTATTaacagaatgtttttttcccaattgttaAGTTCTATCCATGTAAAATAATGTTGTAATGTTACAATAATTTAactggcaatagacgtccaacccatttaaagtgggagagcaggcagaaatgaaacaaatgttAATCCGCTGCCACCCTACTAGTTCAAAAGAATTCTACCATTTCAAGAGTTGACTTTTTAAGAGGCACGTGTTTTGGGTGCCTACCTATGCTGGGTGACGGATTAGACTCCTGCCGGATGTCGGTGTTCGTGTTGGAGGTGTTGCCGATGGCACCTTGGTGCTCCTCCGCTCTGTCCTCCAAGTTACCCATTAAGGCTTTACGGATTATGTCTTCAAGGCCCAGATTACTGGCTGGGTCACTGAAGGAGTGGTTCCGAGGGTTAATGCTGCCTAGAGAGGGCAAGACAACACACCAAGACACATCATTTTGAGCCAAGTTCCCATCCACCACATAGACATTATTGGCCGTTTTTGACGGCGCCACAACTTACCAGAGCTTGTAACAGCAGGCAAATTGAAAATCTCTGTCCCTGGTTGAGCatttcctacaaaaaaaaatattgagctGTTGAAAATCACAAAATGCGATCTCCGAGTAACTACAGGGTTAAGGATCTTGAAAATGAGACTAGACAGAGGGATAGGGTTGATGACGCACGTAAACGACCTTGAGTGCATGCATTATAGTTTAAgccaaaagaaagaaagaaagaaagcccCACTTACCAACATCAGAATCACCAACACCAGAGGTGGAGTTCAACTTACGAAAGATCTCTTGCTTTTTGGATTTCACCATGGGTGAGGTGTTCTCTAATTTGGTGAAGAAGGAGGGCAGATAACTGACGCTGCCCGGGGACCGTGAGTCATTCCTTCAATTCAACAAAAAGATCGTCCACATTCAAAAGTAGCAACAATATTCATTAcgaaaacaaaccaaaatacaTGCGCAATGACAAGTGAAATCAACTACACACAAACAGGActatttaggatcaaatttccTTATCAAACTTTCTTTTAGATGGATTGGTGTCCAAAATATGGTctgttatcattttaaaatcacttGCGATAGTATTTCATAGCGCCTTCAAAGTCGCGCacttagtaataaaaaaatacctgaTCTCGGAGCTGTCAACTTCTCGCCTTTGCGATACAGCCCCACCGCTCTCCTGTTTTTCCAAGCCTTGGTAGCTCTGTGGCGGTGAGATGGGTTCGTAGTTCTCCATCTGCCTCCCGCCTCTCTCCGGAGACTTACCAGGCCTGGACGGGAGAGAACGAGCGATAACTTTGTCTGGCCAAGATGATTGGACGATCGCGTCCTTACCTGGATCTGGCTTTGTCTGTGGCGTTCTCCGGGGAAACCCTGCTAGGGGGGCGGTGATGATGTGAGGCCTGGATTTGACTCTCGGGGCTGTAGCGACTGGGCGCCTTGGCTCGACTTGACGAAGACGCATGTGGCATCGCGTTCTGGAATGTGCTAGAGGCCGAGGACGAAACTGGGGGAGGCTCTTGATTTCGGGCAAAGTCCTGGGTTATGATATGCTGCGTAGCAAAAGGAGACCAGGCCAAAAAGCGGGTCACTTTTTATCTTGTTTATCCGGTTTCCAGCGCGTCAGAGGCATTTATATCTTACCGAAATATGGTCCGCCAAAGTCATGACCCGGTGCGTCTTGGGGATTTGGGAGTAACCGTCGGCCTGGGATGAGGGAGGCTGCTGGGAACTGGGCTGTGTTGGCTCCGCTGAAGACCGGTATCGACTCATGTCGTAAGCCCGCATGCCAGCTGCAACCAGGGTCCAAACATAAATGCGATGCCAGTCGGCCCGAGTTGGGTAATGCAAAATACGCCAATATTACCAACTGCACCCATACCTGCTATCTGTTGCCCTTCGTCCACTTTATCCTGCTGGGAATGTACTGGGGAGCTAGCAGGACTTATCGCTTCAATGGCACCTGCGCTAGGATTGTCATATCTATTTGACGACACTGGAGAAGAAATAAGAAAAACGTTTAGTCTACTAATAACTAAAATGAGTGTTATAGAGTTTTCAATGCATACGACAAACTGATATGTACTCACAACTATTTGAGGAGTCGGAGCTTTGAGAGCTTCGCTCTCGGGAGTCCTTTTCTGGGGCGATTTGTTGGGTGATGAGGACGTCAATGAAATTAGAAAGAACTATAGTGGTTTTTCCACGGGTCCGAAGCTCTTCTTCAATGCGGGACTTTGATGATTGAGCTCCTTTGTCTTTCCCCTCAGTGTACGCTGGGTGAGGTTTCCCACCTGGGAGTGCCATAGCACCATAAGGCACCGCTCGCCTGTCTGgctcctgctgctgctgctgctgctgttccGAGATTCCGGCGGCTCTCCGAGCTCCCGAAGACAATTCCTCATCGCGTTCGTCCCGTTTGTTCTCCTTTACTTTGGCCAAATCCACAGGTGGAGCAGATGCGGCAATATCCACCAAAGCAGCCAGCGCGTCCGCCGCAGTACTGTAGCGCGAGTTGCTTTGGGATGTTGATGTTGCGGCTGCTGCTGAATGCggcctaaaataaaaaaacatcaagaatATTTCTCAGAAACCTTTGAgtcacaatacaaaaaaaagtgttagcAACAATAAGTGACTCGTTTGTCCTAAAAAGCATCTAATCGCAATTAAAATAGATCAAAAGTATCAGTTCTGCAAGATATAAAGGCTTACTGTTTTTACCTACAATTTGGCAGATTTGTTTTCATGTCAAAGGGGAAAAATTAACTCACTgaaaaatgttttgacttgatttttttccagagCATTACTAAACCTATTGTTTCATTCTTCAGATACACTATGGCCAAGCCACTAGACGTCATTAAAAACAGTAAGAACAGTCTTTCTGTAATTCTCACAATAGCAAGCTaaatgtgcttatatatgtatgtgtatgtatgcatgcatgcatatatatgtatttttttttcagcaacatgttgatttatttatatatttattcatgtatttatttattaacttacttattacctatgtatttatgtctaaaatgcctttcctatttctgcatcctcaccctattgctactgtgacaacaaaatttcctgaatacgggatgaataaagttatccaatccaaatgctGTCCAAAAAAATTGTCAGAGGTGTGGTCATGCATCAAGATCAAATCAAGGTTGTCACTCTTACATAAGAGATGTGATGACACTTTTGCCCTGAAAGATGCTTGGTCGCTGCTGAACAACCACTTCCTGCGTCCTGAGCGAAGGGGAAGGAGAGTGCAGATAACCTTGGCTTGCTGGTCGGCCCGGTTGCTCAACAACACCTGATGCAAGAAAAAATGGCAAGTTAGCACCTGAGGGGAGACCTTGTCGACGTTCAAATTATGCCCGAGTCGATTGCAGCTCCTCGCTTACCAACTGGCACATACTCACCTCCCCGAATATAATCATTGGCCCTCTCTCTTTCCCGCTCCCGTATTTCTCGATCCCGCTGCTCTCTTTCCTTTTCCCTCTCCTTTTCCTGTTGCTCCCGGTCCCGTTCTCGCTCGCGCTCCACACTCGCAGCTGCAGCAGCTGCGGCAGCGAGATGGGCTTGATGACCTACAGTTGATAAAGAGACAGACATCACATGCAAGATTTACTCAATAAACCATAACAAGGCATTTGGGGGCAACATCTATTAAAGGTCATTTCATGCCCCTTGgtgcagacacacaaaaaaacacacgttGGTGCCTAATGTTTTTATCTAAATAACCAGGTAAGCATATTGAGGCTATATTcttaatttacaaaataaaccTTGGGAGGTGGGCACGCCATGAGAAGGGTCAAGATACACAAGACTTTAGCGAGGCAGTTAAGGGAACATGGCTTGTAGGCATTGGGGAGGGAATCCTCACCTGGCGATATGGAAGTTGGGTTGAAAGCCCTAGTAGTGAAAGGGGGCTGAGCTCCAGGCAGGTAGGCGATACGTTCCAAAGTGGGAGTACCTGTCCCCCCAGGGTGGGGCAAAAGGATAGTTGGAGGCATCTGCGCTAGATCAATGATCCCTTTTACAGACAGAAGCAAAGGGCCAATGGTCaacaataaaaatcattttttttcaatgtattagcactctatacacccatcaaaaccaccaccaccagtgCTCCCAAATGCCCGGTTTTGTCCATGTTAGGTAAGCAGGATCGCAACAAAGTTTGAAGGTGGTAAACCCCAAGGAGGCAACCAACCACTTGGAAAGTCTATCTAAATATGTCTGGGTCCTTTACTTCTGGACATCTGCAAAAGGTAGCCACTACACTACTTAACAGCGACACAGTATGCAAACAAGAGATCATCCCAACCAGGGTTTCTTCGACAGGTAAGAGACGGTAGCTGGTGGAGAGCCATACCTCGGGATCCGGCTGAGTACGGCATAGGAGCCTGCTGCTCCCGCGGGGAAACCCCGCGAGGCATGTCAGGCCGGGGGATGACTTGCATCTGCTGGGAAGTGATGTAATCGTTCAGGATGGTCTGCCTGGTGTTCTCCATGGTGTATAGTTGGTAGGTGTTGTGGTAAGCGGTAGGAGATGGTTGTCTGGGGAACATGAAGGCTGCAACACATAGGAAAGAGCCTTAACATCTACGAGAAATGGGTTTACGTActgcattacagtaatccctcgactatcgcagttaatgtagaccagacatggccgcaataatcgaaaaattgcgtagggtcacccctattataacttttttttcccttcagtgctgagtcttattagcaagagtggctttcgCTTACGAGTTTGGgcatgaattttcacatttttatgaactttaaagaaaaaataatgaacagtggaaaaaaatcgcTGCATAGttaattcgcgataatcgagggattactgtaattcatGTTCAAATTAggcacaatgctttttcatttggTGCTATTCTTCCAGATTTAGGATGAATTGAGCGCATAGTGTCCAATTACCAGGATCAATGACTCGGTGAAAAGCGAGACTGGGATCTAGATGTGGAGGAAGGTGGGCTCGGTACACTTCCCCGGGAACAACCTGCCGGTGGTGAGGGTCGAAGGGGCTGTGAGAAGCCCTGGGATCGCCACCCGACACGGGGGACTTGGCTGGGACACTATCCCGCTGCGTGGGCGTCAAGGAATTCTTCCTTTCGTGCACACCGGATTTTGCTCCTTTGGGGAAGGCATTTTTGAGAGCATTAAAAATGGTAACATATTtcaaacatttataaaaaaataagttatttcGAAGCGCATGGGAAATACCATCGGATGAACGCCCCAGCATGGGTGAACCTCTGGTCACAGAATTGGAGCTGTAGTTGACAGGGGTCCTACGGGCATTGGCGTCCTCGTACATGCTTGGGCTGAGCTGAGATTTAGCGGCTTCCTGGTGTGTCGAGCGCAGCACAGACGCGGTGGAGTTCACCACCGAGGTGTGGCGCACTGCCTTGCTCTCCTCGTACTTGCTTCGTTCCATTGCTTCGAGCTGGGGTAGGCTGTGGGCTAGTTTACTGGGACTGGTAATGAGGGACTTCACGTTGTGCTTGATCGTAGGTTGGTTCAGAGAGTGGATCTAGTAAAAGCACATGATTGTGAAGTAACGTCCAAGCAAGCGTGTTTAAACGTCGGCCAACGTGAACTTGACAATTCTTACAAAAATCACATTAAAGCAAATTGAATGACAGGATTAAACCAATTAGGCCTGGCTGGTGAGGCAATTCAATTGGGAATGCATCACAATCAACATTCTTGGCCACAACGAAATATGAGAAGTCAGAgagttatttttttaggcctAAAAAGAAGATAGAATTTGGAAAAGTCTAACCTGGGACATGGCGCCTTCGATGACCCTCCTGTCTGACAGGTCGGGAGTTTTTCTGAGGTCCTGACCCGACTGCTCCTGTCGAGGGATCTCATGAATGGAGCGCCCAGTCTCTTTAATGGTGTTAACTCCCTCGTAGGGCTTTCCTTTGCCAATTCCTCCATCAAAAGAGCGAATAGGTGGGCTCTCTCGTTTAATCTGTTTCCCGTATTTCAAAATGTCTTCGTATGTATCTGGAGCGGATCTCGGTGTTCCTACAAATGGGGAGCGAGGGtttcatttcttttgtaaaaagttGGGGGTGCAATTCATTTGTTACCTTGCATTATAGACCCGGtgattatttgtctgtcttttgAATCTCCATGGAAGCCTTCTCTGGGCAAGGCTCTGCTAATCAAGCCTGAAGCATAAATAGCAATGGTCATACATAAATGGAACTTTGACACAGACATGCGTACTTGGATAATGGTTCTAGACTACCTTCAAATGGTGCCCCTTCCCTGCCGGGGTGGCCCCGACTAATGGGTCCCTCCATCATGTCATAAGTGCGTTTCAACTCGTGGCCAGTTCTGGGACTACGGGTATTTTCCCTTGGGTTCTTGATGGCTTTTGAATGGATACAATGAGAATGACATTGGGGTGTTTGTTCAAATATAGCAACCATGATAGAGGACATGGTCAGCCAGCACGCATACCATCATAAGAGAGGATGTGACCACTCTTGCTCTCGTAGATAACGTGTCCTTTAGTCAACTGGTCTCGTGCCTTGTCAGAGTTACTCAAGTCTTCTGTGGCCAGTTTTGTGATGGTGCCCTTCAGCAGGTCAGCAGCAACGGTTGATTGGGAAAGGGCTGGTGTgccctagaaaaaaaatgatacaaaaaaagatgacaaataacacatttctaTTGCATTTTCCCATCTTTTGTCCTTTACCTGAGTGATTGATCCTCTAAAAGACAGATTGTCCCCCATTTTTGCCAGATTTCCTCTACCATCATGTattgctgaagaaaaaaaaaacaaaaaaggcaacATATAATTACAGCAAGAACAGTTTGAAACATTACCAGTGACCAATATATCACTTTTTTCATGCATTCCTGCAAACTACTTTGAATTTGCCAATGTTAATTGCGTGCAATTGAGCCCAATTCTAGTTATGTGGGTGTCCTACCAGACTTATTGGGATCTTGGTGTCGAGGCAAGCCCAAAGAAATGGAGCCCACTGTGTTCTTACTCCCGTCAGTCCCATAAATAGCGTGCGAAGGTAGGTACGTGCCTGGGGTTCCctgaaataagagaaacataaaAGAGCAACTTAACTCACagtaaaataattgaaaaggtAAGGAAGTAGCATTGGTGGAATTGCCATGAGTTCTTACCTGAGATATTGAGCCTCCATGAATGAAGGATGGCTTATCTGTGGGTTTGGTGGTTGGaatgagaggaggaggagagggaaTGTTAGGAGGTCGACTGGGCCTGCTGAAAGCCATGCGGGTTCCATCTGGCAGACTCTGGATCAGCTGGTTGGGGGCTGGGTGGAGCACTGAGAAGAATGTTGgaacaaagaggaaaaacacTGAGAATTGATAACATATGGACAACAATTCAAGTGATTTTGGCTGAATTAACATCATTAATCTGCAAACTTAGAATGAGAGTTTAACCTACAggctctgattttttttaaataaacaattcatttaattaaaaaaacaaattgcagaGCTAAAAATGTTTTCGGCTAGTTTAAGTCTGCATGGAAGTAACCAAGTCTAAACAATTCAAATGGTAAAAAACAAGTCCATCCAACATTCACCTTGGAAATGAAACCAACTCCATGATTGGTCATTGTCTCCTTTCTACTCAGACTTGGGACTAGAACATTAATTTAACACCTTAAAACAAAGCTAGAGGCAATCTTTGAAATTAGCCAGCAAGTGGAAAAGGGAGTTTAATCTTTTATATGTTGGTTCTGCACTGCAGCCAATTTAATAAGGAGAACTTATTAGTCTGGGTGAGGGTGGCTAATATCAACAGTAGAATGTTTTGGAGGCAGTTGAGAGAGTAGACAAGAAGAAGGTGAAGATGTGTGCTTTTACCTGGCGGCACACTGTAGCGGAAAGCATTATGAAGATTGGGATCAGGCTGGGGTGAGGACTTGCTTAGATCCCTGGGGGAGAGTCTGTAAGGAGAGCCCGGCCGGCCAGGATGGGCCTCCTGGTCCAGAGCCATCTTCATGTCATAAGACATGTAGGGAAGGGGCTTACCTGGAGTGCACAGGTGTAAGGACGGAAGGGAAGACCAtcacttacaaaaaaagaataactcATTGAGCA
The nucleotide sequence above comes from Stigmatopora argus isolate UIUO_Sarg chromosome 22, RoL_Sarg_1.0, whole genome shotgun sequence. Encoded proteins:
- the ncor1 gene encoding nuclear receptor corepressor 1 isoform X7, giving the protein MSSSSGYPPNQGSFSTEQSRYPSHSVQYTFSGTRHHQDFTVPDYRSHIQDPQGRRRPSLLSEFHPGTERPPERRHGYEHQFHSITTQAEHEALETKRPRVESIAEAHITRTSSSAGGVPLAMHHTLQDSLRAAVEVKKESPFSVKVECPSPGGGTTLHLGEDHDTSPSKLSKEELIQSMDRVDREIAKVEQQIFKLKKKQQQLEEEAAKPVEPEKPVTPPPVEHKHRSIVQIIYDENRKKAEEAHKILEGLGPKVELPLYNQPSDTKVYHDNIKTNQVMRKKLILFFKRRNHARKQREQKICQRYDQLMEAWEKKVERMENNPRRKAKDSRTREYYERQFPEIRKQREQQERFQRVGQRGTGLSATIARSEHEISEIIDGLSEQENNEKQMRQLSVIPPMMYDSEQRRVKFINMNGLMDDPMKVYKARQFMNVWTEHEKEIFKDKFVQHPKNFGLIASYLERKCVADCVLYYYLTKKNHNYKTLVRRNYGRRRGRNQVMSCHLKNPSIQITRPSQEEKSEDKNEEEKSEKCEKKEDEEKKDEEEKDEKEESRDIGKDKDKCDGAEDEDGKEQNTPRGRKTANSQGRRKGRITTRSMANEAATVAAEEAPPPASEAAVPGPPQLHKSDAAQKTTKEPTKPPTPVASLESKAGAGETGETSRWTEEEMEVAKKGLVEHGRNWTAIAKMVGTKSEAQCKNFYFNYKRRHNLDNLLQQHKQDTRRARADRSQGEGLTTASPDDDDDNADDSEGGVNSSDTESAPSPSQTDPTKSGDSKRADNTAADAPHNADPDALASNAKTSEPSYGQLRVKEEKSPEGGAASHEEKSSVSSYSGVVNPKPEPQDVDMKSGEVLVKMEPEVKEKGDRGEHSDRPKELHSDNDSSATCSADEDVDAEPERQRILSMEKPSLLHPTGTVLVSSPKQILNNIQQMHQRAAAIPPMVPYGPSPVPISGFAMLQHQIKAAHASAHQEEKQRQDQGELERRPPFNTRSPTLLDRDGKPLPYMSYDMKMALDQEAHPGRPGSPYRLSPRDLSKSSPQPDPNLHNAFRYSVPPVLHPAPNQLIQSLPDGTRMAFSRPSRPPNIPSPPPLIPTTKPTDKPSFIHGGSISQGTPGTYLPSHAIYGTDGSKNTVGSISLGLPRHQDPNKSAIHDGRGNLAKMGDNLSFRGSITQGTPALSQSTVAADLLKGTITKLATEDLSNSDKARDQLTKGHVIYESKSGHILSYDAIKNPRENTRSPRTGHELKRTYDMMEGPISRGHPGREGAPFEGLISRALPREGFHGDSKDRQIITGSIMQGTPRSAPDTYEDILKYGKQIKRESPPIRSFDGGIGKGKPYEGVNTIKETGRSIHEIPRQEQSGQDLRKTPDLSDRRVIEGAMSQIHSLNQPTIKHNVKSLITSPSKLAHSLPQLEAMERSKYEESKAVRHTSVVNSTASVLRSTHQEAAKSQLSPSMYEDANARRTPVNYSSNSVTRGSPMLGRSSDGAKSGVHERKNSLTPTQRDSVPAKSPVSGGDPRASHSPFDPHHRQVVPGEVYRAHLPPHLDPSLAFHRVIDPAFMFPRQPSPTAYHNTYQLYTMENTRQTILNDYITSQQMQVIPRPDMPRGVSPREQQAPMPYSAGSRGTPTLERIAYLPGAQPPFTTRAFNPTSISPGHQAHLAAAAAAAASVERERERDREQQEKEREKEREQRDREIRERERERANDYIRGGVVEQPGRPASQGYLHSPSPSLRTQEVVVQQRPSIFQGKSVITSLMPHSAAAATSTSQSNSRYSTAADALAALVDIAASAPPVDLAKVKENKRDERDEELSSGARRAAGISEQQQQQQQEPDRRAVPYGAMALPGGKPHPAYTEGKDKGAQSSKSRIEEELRTRGKTTIVLSNFIDVLITQQIAPEKDSRERSSQSSDSSNSLSSNRYDNPSAGAIEAISPASSPVHSQQDKVDEGQQIAGMGAVAGMRAYDMSRYRSSAEPTQPSSQQPPSSQADGYSQIPKTHRVMTLADHISHIITQDFARNQEPPPVSSSASSTFQNAMPHASSSSRAKAPSRYSPESQIQASHHHRPPSRVSPENATDKARSRPGKSPERGGRQMENYEPISPPQSYQGLEKQESGGAVSQRREVDSSEIRNDSRSPGSVSYLPSFFTKLENTSPMVKSKKQEIFRKLNSTSGVGDSDVGNAQPGTEIFNLPAVTSSGSINPRNHSFSDPASNLGLEDIIRKALMGNLEDRAEEHQGAIGNTSNTNTDIRQESNPSPSIVKQKQGKVSNRKSKSPNLGQTYSGGDRPSSVSSVHSEGDYHRQAQAQSQWSWDDRPSSAGSMQFPYNPLTMRIMSTTPPTSVSSPSVQSQQQQPQPPPPPQQQSLPAGAPTGQQRVWQSLLSEQYEALSDSDD